Proteins encoded within one genomic window of Eublepharis macularius isolate TG4126 chromosome 10, MPM_Emac_v1.0, whole genome shotgun sequence:
- the GPRIN3 gene encoding G protein-regulated inducer of neurite outgrowth 3, whose protein sequence is MGTVPDPLIPARLSLVAAPEEKNGLRDSQSPKHLCKQASVETNSNGFPLTAKAQPAGDHMLDTSCATVADESKDEQHGGHDTNQPSMFSPGSFSPSEEGHLAILESASNSEQEGSKGSRIQAVAEGCTPVQPAVKGLATQEANEIVQSGDRGQFCRATDKANSTPRDGVEGSEATQGCISPCLQSTAHQASPVVKETVGEKTGPERIHLLVKESAVPDLGVQPPVCLGSEPMDRKDASPHLGAEAMPGKVLQPHLESTPEPPGKTETEEKAVSPLSKFKDTGTMTVQMDPRSAAGEVVRKDRQDAEVQAVVSVENKSASTSPTILAAFLTENMHPGTKQQEPLHVIYTGAGGKEPSDIVDGFAPLLQIAPPVGIMPEVHIQATATVDTSGTQSVRLQSDPVGMHDTVSSALSGSGKHPCSLTSCRTQDTSVSRTEAQKATAASNYGDVSQQPSDVSVLLKTRPVYQITVNSSSQSVAPLQSVNVETKLPPSAILSEFDSKHQDPEPCVAGNRQASPSCHRLSGQAICTVIGTHDSKRGHHLQIQTVGDPAAGARSSHVDVKPKREEKFIPLCPKEQEISKAEATAGPQVGCSPGAGKREQHKLTEHNKEAKLSGSQGLTAGLESESRRSPVPGRGLRVAKGSDVTKEAKLDKTMAPAQHRFNLSGNKNESRPATEAKVQLKQSKRVRDVVWDEQGMTWEVYGASLDPESLGIAIQNHLQRQIREHEKLIKSQNTQNRKSISSDTSSNKKLKGRQHNVFQSMLQNFRRPNCCVRPTASSVLD, encoded by the coding sequence ATGGGGACTGTTCCAGATCCTCTGATACCTGCTAGGCTTTCGTTGGTTGCCGCTCCAGAGGAGAAAAATGGCCTGAGAGATTCACAGTCTCCTAAACACCTGTGCAAGCAAGCAAGTGTGGAGACAAACAGTAATGGTTTTCCTCTCACTGCCAAGGCACAACCTGCTGGGGATCATATGCTTGACACCAGCTGTGCCACGGTAGCGGATGAGTCAAAGGATGAGCAGCACGGTGGGCATGACACTAACCAACCAAGCATGTTTTCTCCTGGATCTTTTAGCCCATCCGAAGAAGGCCATCTGGCTATTCTGGAGTCTGCAAGTAACTCTGAACAGGAAGGCAGTAAGGGTTCCAGAATCCAGGCTGTAGCGGAAGGCTGTACTCCGGTGCAGCCAGCAGTCAAGGGGCTCGCTACTCAGGAAGCCAATGAGATTGTGCAGAGTGGCGACAGAGGGCAATTCTGTAGAGCCACGGATAAGGCAAATTCCACCCCCAGAGATGGTGTCGAGGGCAGTGAAGCTACCCAGGGTTGTATTTCTCCATGCCTTCAGTCTACTGCTCATCAGGCTTCTCCAGTAGTGAAAGAAACTGTAGGTGAAAAGACTGGTCCTGAGAGAATCCATCTGTTAGTGAAGGAGTCTGCTGTTCCTGATCTTGGGGTCCAGCCCCCTGTTTGCTTGGGTTCAGAGCCAATGGATCGAAAGGATGCAAGTCCCCATCTCGGTGCTGAGGCTATGCCGGGAAAGGTCCTTCAACCCCACCTTGAGAGCACACCAGAGCCTCCGGGCAAGACAGAGACTGAAGAAAAGGCAGTGTCACCGCTTTCAAAATTCAAAGACACGGGTACCATGACAGTGCAGATGGATCCCAGGTCTGCGGCTGGGGAGGTAGTGCGCAAGGACCGTCAAGATGCTGAGGTCCAGGCTGTGGTCAGTGTGGAGAACAAATCTGCTTCCACCAGCCCCACGATCTTGGCGGCGTTCTTAACGGAGAATATGCATCCTGGGACAAAACAGCAAGAGCCGTTGCACGTTATTTATACAGGAGCTGGTGGGAAGGAACCATCTGACATCGTGGACGGTTTTGCACCTCTGCTCCAAATAGCTCCCCCTGTGGGCATTATGCCAGAAGTGCATATTCAGGCAACAGCCACGGTAGATACATCAGGAACACAGAGTGTCAGGCTACAAAGTGACCCAGTGGGAATGCATGATACCGTCTCCTCAGCTTTGTCAGGCAGCGGGAAGCACCCGTGCTCGCTGACCTCCTGTCGCACTCAAGATACATCAGTCAGCAGGACAGAAGCACAAAAGGCCACTGCAGCTAGCAATTATGGTGATGTTTCCCAGCAACCGTCAGATGTTTCGGTCTTGTTGAAGACCAGACCTGTTTACCAGATTACTGTCAACAGCAGCAGTCAGTCCGTGGCTCCTCTGCAATCTGTGAACGTCGAAACCAAGCTACCTCCCTCGGCCATTCTCTCTGAATTTGATAGCAAACATCAGGATCCTGAGCCCTGTGTCGCAGGAAATCGCCAGGCATCTCCATCTTGCCACCGGCTATCTGGACAGGCCATATGCACTGTTATTGGCACTCATGATAGCAAGCGAGGGCATCACTTGCAGATCCAGACTGTTGGTGATCCTGCAGCTGGTGCAAGGAGTTCCCACGTGGATGTAAAACCAAAGAGGGAAGAAAAGTTCATCCCTCTTTGTCCGAAAGAGCAGGAGATTAGTAAAGCAGAAGCAACTGCTGGGCCCCAGGTAGGATGTAGTCCTGGTGCAGGGAAGAGAGAACAGCATAAACTTACAGAGCATAACAAAGAGGCAAAACTGTCCGGCAGTCAGGGACTGACAGCCGGTCTGGAGTCCGAGTCACGTAGAAGCCCCGTCCCTGGGAGAGGACTTCGAGTTGCCAAAGGCAGTGACGTTACAAAGGAAGCCAAACTTGATAAAACGATGGCACCTGCTCAGCACAGATTCAATCTTAGTGGAAATAAGAATGAGTCCAGGCCAGCCACTGAGGCCAAAGTGCAGCTCAAGCAGTCTAAACGTGTCAGGGATGTCGTGTGGGACGAACAAGGTATGACCTGGGAAGTTTATGGGGCTTCTCTCGACCCAGAATCCTTGGGGATCGCTATCCAGAACCACTTGCAGAGGCAGATCAGAGAACACGAGAAACTGATTAAATCCCAGAACACCCAGAACCGGAAatccatttcttcagatacatcgTCAAATAAAAAACTGAAGGGAAGGCAACACAATGTTTTCCAGTCCATGCTGCAGAATTTCCGACGACCTAATTGCTGTGTCCGCCCCACGGCTTCTTCTGTGTTGGACTGA